CGCTGAGATCGCGTCGACGAACGCCTGGTCATCCTCGGCATGCCGGCTCTTCGCCACAGCCAGGGACTGACGATGGGCGGCGCGGGCGAACGCCTTGGAGCGCACATCAGCGAC
This DNA window, taken from Acidobacteriota bacterium, encodes the following:
- a CDS encoding DUF3018 family protein, whose amino-acid sequence is MPTSARSTSRDKVRAHRTRLREQGLRPVQVWVADVRSKAFARAAHRQSLAVAKSRHAEDDQAFVDAISAWDVE